A section of the Meles meles chromosome 8, mMelMel3.1 paternal haplotype, whole genome shotgun sequence genome encodes:
- the LOC123947923 gene encoding serum amyloid A-2 protein, protein MKLFTGLIFCSLVLGVSSQWYSFIGEAAQGAWDMMRAYSDMREANYKNSDKYFHARGNYDAAQRGPGGAWAAKVISDAREHSQRVTDLFKYGDSGHGVEDSKADQAANEWGRSGKDPNHFRPPGLPDKY, encoded by the exons ATGAAGCTCTTCACGGGCCTCATCTTCTGCTCCTTGGTCCTGGGGGTCAGCAGCCAATGGTATTCATTCATCGGTGAGGCTGCTCAAG GGGCTTGGGACATGATGAGAGCCTACTCTGACATGAGAGAAGCCAATTACAAAAATTCAGACAAATACTTCCATGCCCGCGGGAACTATGATGCTGCACAAAGGggccctgggggcgcctgggctgcTAAAGTCATCAG TGATGCCAGAGAGCATTCTCAGAGAGTCACAGACCTTTTCAAGTATGGAGACAGTGGCCACGGAGTGGAGGACTCGAAGGCTGACCAGGCTGCCAATGAATGGGGCcggagtggcaaagaccccaaccACTTCCGACCCCCTGGCCTGCCTGACAAGTACTGA